A window of Rhizobium sp. CC-YZS058 genomic DNA:
CACCTACCGTGTCCTGAAAGCCGTGACGGGGGAAAACCAGACGCTGCTGGCGAGCACGCTCTGCGTCATTCTCGTCCTGCCGCCGCTGATGGTCGGCAACATGCTGCAGCGCTTCTTCGAACTGCTGCCGCCCTGAGCGAAGCGCGGCTCAGTAGTCCACCTGCATGAAATAGAGCCCCTCCGGCGGCGCCACCGGGCCGCAGGCCTTGCGGTCGCGGGCCTGAAGCGCGGCACGGACATCTTCCACGCTCCACTTGCCCTCGCCGGCAAGCTTCAGCGTCCCGGCCAGCGAACGGATCTGGTTGTGCAGGAAGCTCTGGGCGCTGGCGCGGATCTCGATCACGTCGCCGTCTTGCGTCACATCCAGCCGATCCAGCGTGCGCACCGGACTGTTGGCCTGGCAATGGGCGGAGCGGAAGGTGGTGAAGTCGTGCTGGCCGGTCAGCACCTGCGCCGCCTCGTGCATGCGCGCGGCATCGAGCGGCTTGACCACCCACCAGACGCGCCGCGCCTCCAGCGCCGGCGGCGAGCGGCGGCAGAGGATGCGGTACAGATAGTGCCGGCGGACGGCGGAGAAGCGCGCATCGAACCCCTCGTCCACCGCCGCCACATCGAGGATCGCCACCTGCTCGCCGGCCTGGCCGAGATGGGCATTGAGCGCATTGCGCAGCGTGTCCGGCTTCCAGTCGCGGGAAAGATCGGCATGGGCCACCTGCCCGCGCGCGTGAACGCCGGAATCCGTGCGCCCGGCGCCACGGATCGACACGGTTTCGCCGGTCAGGCGCAGGATCGCGCCTTCGATCGCCCCCTGAACCGAAGCGCCGTTCTCCTGCCGCTGCCAGCCGACATAGGACCAGCCGTCATACTCCACCGTCATGCGGAAGCGCGGCATCAGAACAGCCTTGTTCCGGCCGGAACGGGCGTGCCGCGGCGGAAGGTTTCCGCATCGAGCACCTTGCCGCCGGCCTTCTGCAGCCGCGTCAGCCGCACGGCGCCATGCCCGCAGGCGATCGTCAGATCGTCGAACAGCGCCGTGCCGACCGTCCCGCTTGCCGTCTCGATTGTCGAGCCGAGCACTTTGACCCGTTCGCGCCGACCACCCACCTCCAGCTCGAACCAGGCGCCGGGCGCGGGGGAAAGGCCGCGAATATGGTCGTGAACCTCCCTGGCCGGCCGGGAGAAATCGATATGGGTTTCCCCCTTGTCGATCTTGGCGGCGTAGAGCACGCCCTCTTCCGGCTGCGGCGTTAGCGCCAGCGCACCCGCTTCGAGCCGGTCCATCGCCTGGCGCATCAGCCGGGCGCTGACCAGCTTCAGCCGGTCGTGCAGTTCGCCGGCCGTCATGTCGGTCTGGATCGGCACGATCTCGCTCAGGGCCACGGGGCCGGTGTCCAGCCCCTTCTCCATCTTCATCACCATCATGCCGGTTTTCCGGTCGCCGGCCATGATCGCCCGCTGGATCGGCGCGGCACCGCGCCAGCGTGGCAGCAGCGAGGCATGGCCGTTGTAGCAGCCGAGCCGGGTCCCCTCCAGAATGGCCTGCGGCAGCAGCAGGCCATAGGCAACCACGACCGCGACATCCGCTTCGAAGGCGCGAAAGGTCTCGCGGTCCGCCTCGTCCTTGAAGTTCACGGGCGTCAGTACCGGCTTGCCGAGCAGCTCTGCCGCCTGGTGAACGGGCGACTTCTGCAGATCGAGCCCACGCCGCCCGCCGGGGCGCGGCGGCTGGGTATAGATGGCCACGACCTCATGGCCGGCCTCGGCAAGCGCGGCCAGGGTCGGCACGGAAAAATCCGGCGTTCCCATGAAGATGATGCGAAGCGACATGGCGCAGTCCCGTGTTGGAGGATCGTTCAAACCCCCTTCCGCGCCATAGATCAAGCCTTTTTTGCCGCCCGGAAGGCACTCGGGCTCACGCCCGCCACGCGCAGGAACTCGCGGTTGAAGTTGGATTTGGTCATGAACCCGGCCTCGAGCGCCAGCTGCGTCACCGGCATGTCGGTCTCAATGAGCAGCGCCTGCGCCTGGGCGACCCGCAGGCCGTTCACGTAAGCTGATACCGACATTCCATGCACCCGGTTGATGGCCTGCGAAACGGCGCGGGCAGGTCGCTTGACCCGGCGGGCGAGACGCATGAGGTTCAGTTCGAGATCGCGGTAGAGCGCCGTCTCCAGCATCAGCCGATCGATCTCCGCGGCGATCGCCGCATCCTCGGCGGTTGCGACGAGATCCGCACCGCCCGTCGCGTCGCCGGAACGCTCGGCATCCTCCTCCTCCGGCAAGGGCGGACGATCCGCCCCTCCCGGTTCCGCGAAGGCGGCCGCCCAGGAAAAGAGCGCAAGGCTGATCGTTGTTCCCGTGGAAACGACGAGGCCGCCACCGTCGGCACGGCCATCAGCTATGTCATGGAGGCGACCGCATCCCGGATCGACAGCCGGCTGCCCAACACGCAAGGCGCCAAGCCGGAGATCGCGATCCGCGGCAGCATGTTGCATGCAACGATCCGATAGGCTTCGTGCGGCTCGGCCTGTCAGATCGCCTTCGACCCGCGCATCTTCGCCGCTTTGGTGAATTTGCGGATGACCATTTCCCGCTTCAGCTTGGAAATATGGTCGATGAACAGCACGCCGTTCAGATGGTCGATCTCATGCTGGAGGCAGGTGGCGAGCAGGCCATCGGCCTCCATCTGCCGCTCCGCTCCTTCGCGGTCGAGATAGCGTAGCGTAATGGCAGCCGGACGTTCGACCTCCGCATAATAGTCGGGGATCGAGAGACAGCCTTCCTCATAGGTCGAGCGCGCCTCGGAGGAGCCGAGAATTTCCGGATTGATGAAGACCTGCGGCGCCTTCTCCTCGCCCTCCTTCGCCACGTCGATCACCAGCATGCGGCGCGGCACGCCGATCTGGATGGCGGCAAGGCCGATGCCGGGCGCATCATACATGGTCTCGAGCATATCGTCGGCGAGCCGCTTCACGGCGTCGTCAACGCGCTCCAGCGGCGCGGAGACCTGGCGGAGGACGGGATCGGGAAGGATGATGAGCGGCTTGATGGTCATGGCGCTCTGATAACCGATCTTTTCCGGCCTGGGAATTGTTCGAACGGTGGCCAATCGCTGAAATCGCGCGCAAAACGTCTCGATGTTCTTGCTTTGATCTGGAATTTGCCTGCGATCCTGTTAGCCTCATGCCATGACAGAGCTGCTTTCTCCCCTCGCCGCCGCCACCGGATTGCCGCCGGCTGGTCTTCTCCTTGCGCTCGCCGTCTGCGCACTCGTCCTTCTTGCCCTCCTCATTCTGGCTGTCACCGCGCGGGGTGCCCGCCGCCGCGCGGTGGAATCGGACCAGCGCATGGCGGCGCTTCTGGCAGCCCAGGGCGAAATGCAGGGCCGGATGGCGACGCTGGCCGAGATCTTCGGCAGCCGCCAGTCCGAGCTCAATCAGTCGCTCAACCAGCGCCTCGACGGGATGACCCAGCGGATCGGCGCCACGATCGGCGAGCAGACCCGCACGACGCATGAGAACCTGCGCCGCCTGCAGGAGCGGCTGGCGGTGATCGACGCCGCGCAGACCAATATCCAGACGCTGGCGAAGGACATGGCCGGGCTGCAGCAAATTCTCGCCAACAAGCAGACGCGTGGTGCCTTCGGCCAGGGTAGAATGGAGGCGATCGTCGCCGATGGCCTGCCGCAGGGCGGCTATGCCTTCCAGGCGACGCTTTCGAACGGCGCCCGACCCGACTGCACGATCCGCATGCCGAACGGGCAGCCGCAGCTGGTGATCGACGCCAAGTTTCCGCTGGAAGCCTGGAACGCCATGCGCGCAGCCAAGGATCCGGAGCTGGCGCGCGCGAGCGCCCAGCAGTTCCGGCGGGACATGGATGTCCATATCCGCGATATTTCCAGCAAATATCTGATCGCCGGCGAAACCCAGGAAACCGCCTTTCTCTTCGTTCCCTCCGAATCGATCTTTGCGGATATCCACGAGCATTTCGAAAGCCTGGTGCAGAAGGCGCACAAGGCGCGGGTCGTCATCGTCTCGCCTTCGCTGCTCATGCTGTCGATCCAGGTGGTGCAGTCGATCTCGCGCGACCAGCGGATGCGCGAGCAGGCACATCTGATCCAGAACGAGGTGGTCCGGCTGATGGAGGATCTGACGCGGCTGGACGACCGGGTGCGCAAGCTCCACGGCCACTTCACCGCCACGCAGAAGGATGTGGACGATATTCTTATCTCCTCCGACAAGGTAAAGCGCCGCGGCACCCGGATCGAGGCGCTGGAACTCGGCGAGCCCGCGGCACAGCCGGCCCCCGCCGCCGAACCGCGGCTCGGCGCATTGAAGCTGCGCGTGGTTGACGAGGACTGATCGGCTCGGGCAGTGTCGCGCCCCATGCGTCGGAACGGCGCAGAAGGCATGTCAGCGGGAGGTTCCTATGATCACGGTGTTCGGCTCCATCAATATGGATCTCATCGCCACCACGGCGCGGCTGCCGAAGCCGGGCGAAACGGTGGAAGGCAACGGCTTTTCCACCGCCGCCGGCGGCAAGGGTGCCAACCAGGCGCTGGCGGCGACACGCGCCGGCGCCGGCGTGCGCATGGCCGGGGCCGTCGGATCCGACAGTTTCGCCAAGGACGCGCTGGCCCTGATGCGGGCAGCGGGAACGGATTTGAGCGCGGTGAAGACCGCCGATCTGCCAACCGGCACGGCCCATATCCTGGTCGGCGGCGACGGGGAGAACATGATCGTCGTCGTGGCCGGGGCGAATGGCACCATGACGGACGCCGATGCGCGCGCCACCGTCGCCGCACTGTCGCCCACTGACACGCTGGTGCTGCAGCTCGAGATCCCGACCGGCGCGGTGGAGACGGCGCTGACGGAGGCGCGGGCCCGCAAGATCCGCTCGATCATCAACATCGCGCCGCTGACCGAGCACGCCGCCGCCCTTGGCCGCATGGCGGCGATCGTCGTTGCCAACGAAACCGAGTTCGAGCGCCTGGCCGGTCGAGACCGCCTTTCCTCCGAGGAGCGGGAACTTGCGATGCGCACGCTGGTCGAGGAAACCGGCCAGACCGTCATCGTTACGCTCGGCGCGGACGGCGTCATCGCCCTTCACGAAGGTGCCTTCTACCGTGCCAAGGGGCTGGTGATCGAGCCGGTCGACACGGTGGGCGCCGGCGACACCTTCTGTGGCTATCTGGCGGCGGGGCTCGATGCCGGTCTCGCCTTTGAAGAGGCGCTGTCGCGCGCGGCGATTGCCGGATCGCTCGCCTGCCTGAAGCCCGGCGCCCAACCGGCGATCCCGCTGGCAAGCGAGGTGGACGCCGCCCTTTGAGGGCGCCGCTCGTCTGCTGAGACGGTGCGTGACCAGCCTGCGGATGCGCTGTGCGCTATCGGAACCAATGCAGGCGGAGCGGCGTTAAGGGACGTCTTAAATGAACCTTGGCATTCGGCGCATCCGCACCCTGAACTCACGCGCCGAAGTGCCGCATTGGAGAACCCTGATGGCACCGTCCGCCGATTCCGAAATCACTGCGCTTCGCGAGGAAGTCTCCCGCCTGTCGAAGATCATCTCTGCCCAGAGCGCCCGCGCCTATAGCGACACCCGCGACCGCGCCAACGAGGCCTATGAAGCCGCTCTCCCGCATGCCCGCCGCGCCCTTGAGCAGGTCAAGGCCGAAGGCAGCGCCGTGGCGGAAGCGACCCGCGAACATCCTGTCGGCATTGGCGGCGTCGTGATTCTGGCGACCGCGCTCGGCATGGTGGTCGGCTATGCACTGGGTGCCGCCACCCAGTCCGAGCCGCGCAGCTGGTGGCGCAACTATTTCTGAGACGGGGCTGCGGCCCGATCGCAGCCTGTTCACGCCGCGCGTCCGAAGCGAAGCGCGGCGTCGTCCTGTTCTACAGCCGGGCTAGACGCTCGGTCAGCAGGTCGAAGAAGCCCTGATCGTCGACGAAGCGCATGACCTTGGCATTGTGCGGCCGCTTGGTCACCTGCCACCAGTCCACCACCGTCATGCCGACGGTCAGCTCGGACTGGGTCTCGATCTCGACATTGCAGTCGCGACCGGTGAAGAGCTCCGGCCGGATCAGATAGGCCGTCACGGTCGGATCATGCAGCGGCCCACCATCTGTGCCGTACTTCTCCACATCGAACCGCTCGAAGAAGTCCAGCATCTCGGCCATGGCGACGGCCGGCCGCGTGCCGATCGCCCGGATCTTGTCGACCCGCACCTTCAGCGTCAGCAGGCGGTGCGTGACATCGAGCGGCATCATGACGATCGGGATACCGGATTTGAAGACCATGTCGGCCGCTTCGGGATCGACATAGATGTTGAATTCGGCGGCGGGCGTAATGTTGCCGCCCTCGAAGAACCCGCCGCCCATCATAACCAGCTCGCGCACGCGGGATGCGACGTCGGGCGCCTTCTGCAGCACGAGCGCGATATTGGTCAAAGCCCCGAGCGTGCAGAGCGTGACGCTGCCTTCCGGTTCGCGCCGCAGAGTGTCGATGATGAAGTCGACCGCATGCCCCTCCTGAAGCGGCATGGTCGGCTCGGGAAGGGTCGGGCCGTCGAGGCCTGTTGCCCCGTGCACATATTCCGCCGTGATCAGCGGGCGCTTGAGCGGGCGGTCGGCGCCTGCATAGACCTTGATGTCCGGCCGGCTGCAGAGCTCGCAGATGACGCGGACATTGCGCTGCGTCCAGCTGAGCGGCACATTGCCGGCGACGGCCGTGATGCCGAGAACCTCGATCTCCTCCGGGCTTGCCAAGGCCAGCATGATGGCCGCGGCGTCATCCTGCCCGGGATCGGTGTCGATGATGATCTTTCTCGGCTGGCTCATGCACGGGTCCTTTCCCATCGTCGTTGTCACATGCGCTGGCCCGCGCGGGTTCGCCCCGAACCGCAGGCGCCCAGTCGCCTCGGCTCATGCGTGCCGCATCGCCCTGCGAACCGCAATCGCTTTCTCGCTCACCGACGGCCTCAATTCACCGTGACGCGGCACCTGTGGCTCGGCGCGCCGCTTGCGGAAGTGCCGTCCGCCACCCATATTTCCGCCGTGACGGAGGCTGCCGTGCAGGTCCGTCCCTGTCGCTTGCATTTTCAAGGACGAGACATGACGCGCGTGACGCCTTTTTCGAGCCCGCTGATGCTGGGTTTCGACACGATGGAAAAGACCCTGGAGCGGATTGCCAAGGGCAATGACGGCTACCCTCCCTACAATATCGAGCGCGTGCGCAGCAGCCTCGCAGGCGAGCCGGATCTCCTGCGAATCACGCTTGCCGTGGCGGGCTTCTCCGAGGACGATCTCGACGTCACGGTGGAGGAGAACCAGCTGATCATCCGCGGTCGCCAGACCGAAGTGGAGGACCGCGACTATCTCCACCGCGGCATCGCCTCCCGCCAATTCCAGCGCATGTTCGTGCTGGCGGACGGCATGGAGGTTCGCGGCGCGCAGTTGCGCAACGGCCTGCTCTCCGTCGATCTCATCCGCCCGGAACCGCTCCGCATGGTAAAGAAAATTAATATTTTGGTCTCAGAGTGAGATCACCGGCAGATGAGGCTTTGCCGGCTGCAAGGCTGGCGACGCTGGTGCTGATTTTCGCCAAATCCTCGCATGAAAACACAATCGGATGGTCCTGCGCATGAGCCCTTCGGGCTCCTCTGCCACCGGCCACGGAGAGAGTTCATGGGATTGAAGCACGTCAGCAACCGTTTGTCGAAAACCGATCTGGCCCATCTTGGCTCCGGCGAAGTCGGCTATATCCGCAAGATGCGCTCCGACGAGGTCTCCCGCTGCTTCCCCGAAGCGCCGTCCATGGAACCGGGGCTCGACCTCTGGGCGCTGTTCGGCGCCGACGGCACGCCGATCCTTTTGACCGACAACCGCTCGAGCACCTTCTTCAAGGCTGCCGAAGACGATCTGAAGACCGTTACGCTTCACTAAGCCGGCCTGTCGCCGCCTAGACCCTCTCGAACGTCAGATAGGCCGAAGCCCGTCCCTCGCGGCGGGCTTTCGCTTCGTAGCGCGTGCTCGGCCAGGTCTTGAACGGGGTCTTCCAATCCGCAGCATTGCGCGCCGTCCAGCGGAAGGCCAAGTGGTCGCGGCAATGGAGCAGCGTCCAGTTGACATAGGTGTCGATGTCGGAGGCGAAGCAGAAGGTCCCGCCCGGCTTGAGCACGCGCGCGAACCGGTCGAGATTGACGCTCGACACGAAGCGGCGCTTCCAGTGCTTCCGCTTCGGCCAGGGATCGGGATAGAGCAGGTCGATCTGGTCGATCGACGCCTCAGGCAGCCAGTCGAGCACGAGGGTCGCGTCATCGTCGTAGAGCCGGATGTTGCGCGCGCCGGCGGCCTCGATGCTGCCGATCAGCTTGGCCATGGAGTTGACGAAGGGCTCCACGCCGATAAAGCCGGTCGCAGGCTCCTCCGTGGCGCGGTGGATCAGATGCTCGCCGCCGCCAAAGCCGATTTCCAGGCGAAGTCTTTCCACCGGATGCGGGAAAAGCGTTGCCAGCGCAGCCGGCGCCGGAGAAGCAAGGTCGAGCTTGAGCCTCGGCAGAACCGTATCCAGATGCGCGGCCTGGCTGGCGCGCAGCGGCTTGCCCTTGCGCCGGCCGAAAAAGGCTTCCGTTGCGCGGCTTCCTCGCGGCTCGGTCATTCGTTTGGTCTCCAAATAAAAAACGGACGCCCTGAGGGGCATCCGCTGTCGTCTAAAGCATTTCGCTGCGGAGCGGAATGGAATCCGCGCCGGCGCGTGCGGCCAAGCGCGGTGCGTCAGGCTGCCTTGAGCGCATCCTTCAGCGGCTTGACGAGATCGAGCTTCTCCCAGGAGAAGGAGCCGTCGCGCCCGGCCTTGCGGCCGAAATGGCCATAGGCGGCCGTCTTGGCATAGATCGGCTTGTTGAGATCGAGATGCCGGCGGATGCCCGACGGGGAGAGGTCGATGGTCTTGCGGATCGCGGCTTCGACCTCGTCTTCGGTGACCTTGCCCGTGCCGTGCAGATCGACATAGACCGACAGCGGCTGGGCGACGCCGATCGCATAGGAGAGCTGGATCGTGCAGCGGTCGGCAAGGCCGGCGGCCACGACGTTCTTGGCGAGATAGCGGGCGACATAGGCAGCCGACCGGTCGACCTTGGTCGTGTCCTTGCCGGAGAAGGCGCCGCCGCCATGCGGCGCAGCCCCGCCATAGGTGTCGACAATGATCTTGCGTCCGGTCAGGCCGGCATCGCCATCCGGACCGCCGATGACGAACTTGCCGGTCGGGTTG
This region includes:
- the truA gene encoding tRNA pseudouridine(38-40) synthase TruA, with protein sequence MPRFRMTVEYDGWSYVGWQRQENGASVQGAIEGAILRLTGETVSIRGAGRTDSGVHARGQVAHADLSRDWKPDTLRNALNAHLGQAGEQVAILDVAAVDEGFDARFSAVRRHYLYRILCRRSPPALEARRVWWVVKPLDAARMHEAAQVLTGQHDFTTFRSAHCQANSPVRTLDRLDVTQDGDVIEIRASAQSFLHNQIRSLAGTLKLAGEGKWSVEDVRAALQARDRKACGPVAPPEGLYFMQVDY
- the fmt gene encoding methionyl-tRNA formyltransferase; the encoded protein is MSLRIIFMGTPDFSVPTLAALAEAGHEVVAIYTQPPRPGGRRGLDLQKSPVHQAAELLGKPVLTPVNFKDEADRETFRAFEADVAVVVAYGLLLPQAILEGTRLGCYNGHASLLPRWRGAAPIQRAIMAGDRKTGMMVMKMEKGLDTGPVALSEIVPIQTDMTAGELHDRLKLVSARLMRQAMDRLEAGALALTPQPEEGVLYAAKIDKGETHIDFSRPAREVHDHIRGLSPAPGAWFELEVGGRRERVKVLGSTIETASGTVGTALFDDLTIACGHGAVRLTRLQKAGGKVLDAETFRRGTPVPAGTRLF
- a CDS encoding AraC family transcriptional regulator, with product MQHAAADRDLRLGALRVGQPAVDPGCGRLHDIADGRADGGGLVVSTGTTISLALFSWAAAFAEPGGADRPPLPEEEDAERSGDATGGADLVATAEDAAIAAEIDRLMLETALYRDLELNLMRLARRVKRPARAVSQAINRVHGMSVSAYVNGLRVAQAQALLIETDMPVTQLALEAGFMTKSNFNREFLRVAGVSPSAFRAAKKA
- the def gene encoding peptide deformylase, with amino-acid sequence MTIKPLIILPDPVLRQVSAPLERVDDAVKRLADDMLETMYDAPGIGLAAIQIGVPRRMLVIDVAKEGEEKAPQVFINPEILGSSEARSTYEEGCLSIPDYYAEVERPAAITLRYLDREGAERQMEADGLLATCLQHEIDHLNGVLFIDHISKLKREMVIRKFTKAAKMRGSKAI
- a CDS encoding DNA recombination protein RmuC — protein: MTELLSPLAAATGLPPAGLLLALAVCALVLLALLILAVTARGARRRAVESDQRMAALLAAQGEMQGRMATLAEIFGSRQSELNQSLNQRLDGMTQRIGATIGEQTRTTHENLRRLQERLAVIDAAQTNIQTLAKDMAGLQQILANKQTRGAFGQGRMEAIVADGLPQGGYAFQATLSNGARPDCTIRMPNGQPQLVIDAKFPLEAWNAMRAAKDPELARASAQQFRRDMDVHIRDISSKYLIAGETQETAFLFVPSESIFADIHEHFESLVQKAHKARVVIVSPSLLMLSIQVVQSISRDQRMREQAHLIQNEVVRLMEDLTRLDDRVRKLHGHFTATQKDVDDILISSDKVKRRGTRIEALELGEPAAQPAPAAEPRLGALKLRVVDED
- a CDS encoding ribokinase gives rise to the protein MITVFGSINMDLIATTARLPKPGETVEGNGFSTAAGGKGANQALAATRAGAGVRMAGAVGSDSFAKDALALMRAAGTDLSAVKTADLPTGTAHILVGGDGENMIVVVAGANGTMTDADARATVAALSPTDTLVLQLEIPTGAVETALTEARARKIRSIINIAPLTEHAAALGRMAAIVVANETEFERLAGRDRLSSEERELAMRTLVEETGQTVIVTLGADGVIALHEGAFYRAKGLVIEPVDTVGAGDTFCGYLAAGLDAGLAFEEALSRAAIAGSLACLKPGAQPAIPLASEVDAAL
- a CDS encoding nucleoside hydrolase — protein: MSQPRKIIIDTDPGQDDAAAIMLALASPEEIEVLGITAVAGNVPLSWTQRNVRVICELCSRPDIKVYAGADRPLKRPLITAEYVHGATGLDGPTLPEPTMPLQEGHAVDFIIDTLRREPEGSVTLCTLGALTNIALVLQKAPDVASRVRELVMMGGGFFEGGNITPAAEFNIYVDPEAADMVFKSGIPIVMMPLDVTHRLLTLKVRVDKIRAIGTRPAVAMAEMLDFFERFDVEKYGTDGGPLHDPTVTAYLIRPELFTGRDCNVEIETQSELTVGMTVVDWWQVTKRPHNAKVMRFVDDQGFFDLLTERLARL
- a CDS encoding Hsp20 family protein, whose amino-acid sequence is MTRVTPFSSPLMLGFDTMEKTLERIAKGNDGYPPYNIERVRSSLAGEPDLLRITLAVAGFSEDDLDVTVEENQLIIRGRQTEVEDRDYLHRGIASRQFQRMFVLADGMEVRGAQLRNGLLSVDLIRPEPLRMVKKINILVSE
- a CDS encoding DUF1150 family protein — encoded protein: MGLKHVSNRLSKTDLAHLGSGEVGYIRKMRSDEVSRCFPEAPSMEPGLDLWALFGADGTPILLTDNRSSTFFKAAEDDLKTVTLH
- a CDS encoding tRNA (guanosine(46)-N(7))-methyltransferase TrmB, which produces MTEPRGSRATEAFFGRRKGKPLRASQAAHLDTVLPRLKLDLASPAPAALATLFPHPVERLRLEIGFGGGEHLIHRATEEPATGFIGVEPFVNSMAKLIGSIEAAGARNIRLYDDDATLVLDWLPEASIDQIDLLYPDPWPKRKHWKRRFVSSVNLDRFARVLKPGGTFCFASDIDTYVNWTLLHCRDHLAFRWTARNAADWKTPFKTWPSTRYEAKARREGRASAYLTFERV